A genomic stretch from Streptomyces fungicidicus includes:
- a CDS encoding L-threonylcarbamoyladenylate synthase, which yields MAKYFDVHPDNPQPRTISQVAESIRSDSLIAYPTDSCYALGCRLGSRSGIDRIRTIRKLDDRHHFTLMCRDFAQLGQFVRIDNDVFRAVKASTPGSYTFILPATKEVPRMLMHPKKKTVGVRIPDHVVTQALLEELGEPLLSSTLLLPGEDEPMTQGWEIKDRLDHQVDAVLDSGDCGTEPTTVIDFSGGEAEIVRRGAGDVTRFE from the coding sequence ATGGCGAAGTACTTCGACGTGCACCCCGACAACCCCCAGCCGCGCACCATCTCCCAGGTCGCCGAGAGCATTCGCTCCGACTCCCTGATCGCATACCCCACGGACTCCTGCTACGCACTCGGCTGCCGCCTGGGCAGCCGGTCCGGCATCGACCGGATCCGCACGATCCGCAAGCTGGACGACCGGCACCACTTCACCCTGATGTGCCGGGACTTCGCGCAGCTCGGCCAGTTCGTGCGGATCGACAACGACGTGTTCCGCGCGGTGAAGGCGTCCACCCCGGGCAGCTACACGTTCATCCTGCCCGCGACGAAGGAGGTGCCGCGCATGCTGATGCACCCCAAGAAGAAGACGGTCGGCGTGCGCATCCCGGACCACGTCGTCACCCAGGCCCTGCTGGAGGAGCTCGGCGAGCCGCTGCTGTCCAGCACCCTGCTGCTGCCCGGGGAGGACGAGCCGATGACCCAGGGCTGGGAGATCAAGGACCGGCTCGACCACCAGGTGGACGCGGTGCTGGACTCCGGCGACTGCGGCACCGAGCCGACCACGGTGATCGACTTCTCGGGCGGCGAGGCGGAGATCGTGCGCAGGGGCGCCGGTGACGTCACCCGGTTCGAGTGA
- a CDS encoding alpha/beta fold hydrolase has protein sequence MPQLAVDGAELTYDDEGPRDAGTAPLVFLHGWTADRHRWDHQMAHFAPHRRVIRLDLRGHGESSGTGARTIEDLARDVIALLDHLGVGRFVPVGHSMGGMTAQTLALAHPGRVERLVLVNSLGRMTYSRARGLLMAASTRVPFKLFVAANIRRAFAPGHPRHEVREYIRASAATPREVVMTLYSAMRAFDVLDRAGEIRVPTLMVHGYHDIQLPVRQMLRLAKDYEDAEVRVLDAGHELPVEKPAELTAVLDRFLDRPPARA, from the coding sequence ATGCCGCAGCTCGCTGTCGACGGCGCGGAACTGACCTACGACGACGAGGGGCCCCGCGACGCCGGGACCGCGCCCCTGGTGTTCCTGCACGGGTGGACCGCCGACCGGCACCGCTGGGACCATCAGATGGCCCACTTCGCCCCCCACCGCCGGGTGATCCGCCTCGACCTGCGCGGGCACGGCGAGAGCAGCGGCACGGGGGCGCGCACCATCGAGGACCTCGCCCGGGACGTCATCGCGCTCCTCGACCACCTGGGCGTCGGCCGGTTCGTGCCCGTCGGTCACTCGATGGGCGGCATGACCGCGCAGACCCTCGCCCTCGCCCACCCCGGCCGGGTGGAGCGGCTGGTGCTGGTGAACTCCCTCGGCCGGATGACCTACAGCCGGGCGCGGGGACTGCTGATGGCGGCGTCCACCCGGGTGCCGTTCAAGCTGTTCGTCGCCGCCAACATCCGGCGCGCCTTCGCCCCCGGTCATCCGCGCCACGAGGTCCGGGAGTACATCCGCGCCTCCGCGGCCACGCCCCGCGAGGTCGTCATGACCCTCTACTCCGCGATGCGCGCCTTCGACGTCCTCGACCGGGCCGGCGAGATCCGCGTGCCCACCCTGATGGTGCACGGCTACCACGACATCCAGCTCCCGGTGCGGCAGATGCTGCGGCTGGCCAAGGACTACGAGGACGCGGAGGTCCGCGTCCTGGACGCGGGCCACGAACTGCCGGTGGAGAAGCCGGCCGAACTCACCGCCGTCCTGGACCGCTTCCTCGACCGGCCGCCGGCCCGCGCCTGA
- a CDS encoding DoxX family protein: protein MSLLRVLGRPMLASMFLAGGLDAVRNPQNVAPLAESVVRPVTDRVPALPDSTEDCVRLNGAVQVVGGLLLATGRMSRPAALALAVSLIPTTLAAHRFWEEEDPAQRAQQRIHFLKNLSMLGGLLIAADDTGAAPSLLWRSRHTARELRRDAHLVRRSVRAGAAPAAAAGRIRAKLSC from the coding sequence ATGAGCCTCTTGCGTGTCCTCGGCCGTCCGATGCTGGCGTCGATGTTCCTCGCGGGCGGGCTGGACGCCGTCCGCAACCCGCAGAACGTGGCACCGCTCGCCGAGTCCGTCGTCCGCCCCGTCACGGACCGGGTCCCGGCGCTGCCGGACAGCACCGAGGACTGCGTGAGGCTCAACGGCGCCGTCCAGGTCGTGGGCGGGCTGCTGCTGGCCACCGGCAGGATGTCACGCCCGGCCGCGCTCGCCCTCGCCGTCTCGCTCATTCCGACGACGCTCGCCGCCCACCGCTTCTGGGAGGAGGAGGACCCCGCGCAGCGCGCCCAGCAGCGCATCCACTTCCTGAAGAACCTGTCCATGCTGGGCGGCCTGCTGATCGCCGCCGACGACACCGGCGCCGCCCCCTCGCTGCTCTGGCGGAGCCGGCACACCGCCCGCGAACTGCGCCGCGACGCCCATCTCGTCCGCCGCTCCGTCCGGGCCGGAGCCGCCCCCGCGGCGGCGGCCGGCCGGATCCGGGCCAAGCTGTCCTGCTGA
- a CDS encoding fructosamine kinase family protein, with translation MTKAPRSAVPDGDGPAEVAARFTGRTVTGVRTLSGSLAEAVLDDGRVVVVKDAGGAEAARAEAAGLRWLAAAGAVRTPVVHGHDAFRLVVDRVAPGRPDREAAVRFGRELAALHAAGAPAFGAPPPGGPVEAFVGRAPMRNVTGDEWPGWYARHRVLPYLRRAVDDGTVSPAEADLVERVCARLPELAGPAEPPARLHGDLWNGNVLWGADGHVRLIDPAAHGGHRETDLAMLALFGCPHLDAVLDGYQEAAPLAGGWETRVGVHQLFPLLVHAVLFGRGYAEQALAVARAAG, from the coding sequence ATGACCAAGGCTCCCCGTTCCGCCGTCCCCGACGGTGACGGGCCCGCGGAGGTGGCGGCCCGGTTCACCGGCCGGACGGTCACCGGTGTGCGTACGCTGTCCGGCTCACTCGCCGAGGCCGTGCTCGACGACGGCCGGGTGGTGGTCGTCAAGGACGCGGGCGGCGCGGAGGCCGCGCGCGCCGAGGCCGCGGGTCTGCGCTGGCTGGCCGCGGCCGGGGCGGTGCGTACGCCGGTGGTGCACGGTCACGACGCGTTCCGGCTGGTCGTGGACCGGGTGGCGCCGGGCCGGCCGGACCGGGAGGCGGCGGTGCGCTTCGGCCGGGAGCTGGCCGCGCTGCACGCCGCGGGCGCGCCGGCCTTCGGTGCGCCGCCGCCCGGCGGCCCGGTGGAGGCGTTCGTCGGACGCGCCCCGATGCGCAACGTCACCGGCGACGAGTGGCCCGGCTGGTACGCCCGGCACCGGGTGCTGCCGTATCTGCGGCGGGCGGTCGACGACGGCACCGTCAGCCCCGCCGAGGCGGACCTCGTGGAGCGGGTCTGCGCGCGGCTGCCGGAGCTCGCCGGTCCTGCCGAACCGCCCGCGCGGCTGCACGGCGACCTGTGGAACGGCAATGTCCTCTGGGGCGCGGACGGGCATGTCCGGCTGATCGACCCGGCTGCGCACGGCGGGCACCGGGAGACCGACCTCGCGATGCTCGCCCTGTTCGGCTGTCCCCATCTGGACGCGGTGCTGGACGGCTACCAGGAGGCGGCGCCGCTCGCCGGCGGCTGGGAGACACGCGTCGGCGTGCACCAGCTGTTCCCGCTGCTGGTGCACGCCGTGCTGTTCGGCCGCGGCTACGCCGAGCAGGCGCTCGCGGTGGCGCGGGCGGCCGGGTGA
- a CDS encoding dienelactone hydrolase family protein — translation MTAVQGTTVGITTGDGTADAYLTRPADGGPRPGVLLYMDAFGVRPRLREMADRLAAAGHTVLVPNLFYRRGRAPVVELPAFIDPGARPELFARLGPAMRELTPERAMRDADAYLRWLAACPAVADGGPVAVTGYCMGAALALRTAGTHPERVAAAAGFHGGRLATDAPDSPHLVAGRITAEVYFGHADQDHSLPGEQIERLERALTDAGVRHRCEVYTGAAHGYTQSDTAAYDKTADERHWAALLGLLERAF, via the coding sequence ATGACCGCCGTGCAGGGAACGACCGTCGGCATCACCACCGGGGACGGCACCGCCGACGCGTATCTGACGCGTCCGGCGGACGGCGGTCCCCGGCCGGGGGTGCTCCTCTACATGGACGCCTTCGGTGTGCGCCCGCGGCTGCGGGAGATGGCCGACCGGCTGGCGGCGGCCGGTCACACCGTGCTGGTGCCCAACCTGTTCTACCGGCGCGGGCGCGCCCCCGTGGTGGAGTTGCCCGCGTTCATCGACCCGGGGGCGCGCCCGGAGCTCTTCGCGCGCCTCGGGCCGGCCATGCGGGAGCTGACGCCCGAGCGGGCGATGCGGGACGCCGACGCGTATCTGCGGTGGCTCGCCGCGTGTCCGGCGGTGGCGGACGGCGGCCCGGTGGCGGTGACCGGCTACTGCATGGGGGCGGCGCTGGCCCTGCGCACCGCGGGGACCCATCCCGAACGGGTGGCCGCCGCGGCCGGGTTCCACGGCGGCCGGCTGGCGACGGACGCCCCGGACAGCCCGCATCTGGTGGCCGGCCGGATCACCGCCGAGGTGTACTTCGGCCACGCCGACCAGGACCACTCGCTGCCCGGGGAGCAGATCGAGCGGCTGGAGCGGGCGCTGACGGACGCCGGGGTGCGGCACCGCTGCGAGGTGTACACCGGGGCCGCGCACGGATACACCCAGTCCGACACGGCCGCGTACGACAAGACGGCGGACGAGCGTCACTGGGCGGCGCTGCTCGGCCTGCTGGAGCGCGCCTTCTGA
- the rfaE2 gene encoding D-glycero-beta-D-manno-heptose 1-phosphate adenylyltransferase translates to MTGPKPLVVVGDVLLDEDIEGVATRLAPDAPAPVVDVTGDRRHPGGAGLAAALAARGGRDVVLVTALGDDPASEAVRRALSGRVGLLELPLHGTLPVKTRVLAGGRPVVRIDRGGGTPGEPDDAVRGALAGAHAVLVADYGRHTAGAVRALLEDVSRHTPVVWDPHPRGEPPVPGARVVTPSAAEAVALCPGSAGTPEISGMSLGAFAERGARLAEHWRAAGVAVTLGDRGVLLTRPGGGTPMLIPAPFRADGDPCGAGDCFAATTVAALADGLLPEEALQRAVAEAAAFVAAGGAGNPGLWHAPAVPGPAPDPAADAFGLAEAVRARGGTVVATGGCFDLVHAGHVGLLESARRIGDCLIVCLNSDASVTRRKGAGRPLTPAADRARVLAALGSVDAVVVFEEDTPEAVLERLRPDVWVKGGDYSVQELPEAEVLRTWGGQAVVLPYLDGRSTTRLARRAARAAAAAVRPPPG, encoded by the coding sequence ATGACGGGTCCGAAACCGCTGGTGGTGGTGGGGGACGTCCTGCTCGACGAGGACATCGAGGGCGTAGCCACCCGGCTGGCCCCGGACGCGCCGGCCCCGGTCGTCGACGTCACCGGTGACCGCCGGCATCCGGGCGGGGCCGGGCTGGCCGCCGCGCTCGCGGCCCGCGGCGGCCGGGACGTGGTGCTGGTGACGGCGCTCGGCGACGACCCGGCCAGCGAGGCCGTGCGCCGTGCGCTCAGCGGCCGGGTCGGGCTGCTGGAGCTGCCGCTGCACGGCACGCTGCCGGTGAAGACCCGGGTGCTGGCGGGCGGCCGGCCGGTGGTGCGCATCGACCGGGGAGGCGGGACGCCCGGCGAGCCGGACGACGCGGTGCGCGGGGCGCTCGCGGGCGCCCACGCCGTCCTCGTGGCGGACTACGGACGGCACACCGCCGGGGCGGTGCGCGCGTTGCTGGAGGACGTGTCGCGGCACACGCCCGTGGTGTGGGATCCGCATCCCCGGGGCGAGCCGCCGGTGCCGGGGGCGCGGGTCGTCACGCCGAGCGCGGCGGAGGCGGTCGCCCTGTGCCCGGGTTCCGCGGGGACGCCGGAGATTTCGGGGATGTCGCTGGGTGCCTTCGCGGAGCGCGGGGCACGGCTGGCGGAGCACTGGCGGGCGGCGGGGGTCGCCGTGACGCTGGGCGACCGGGGGGTGCTGCTGACCCGGCCCGGAGGCGGTACGCCGATGTTGATCCCGGCGCCGTTCCGGGCGGACGGGGATCCGTGCGGCGCGGGCGACTGCTTCGCCGCTACGACCGTCGCGGCGCTGGCGGACGGGCTGCTCCCGGAGGAGGCGCTGCAGCGGGCGGTCGCCGAGGCGGCCGCGTTCGTCGCGGCGGGCGGGGCGGGGAACCCCGGCCTGTGGCACGCGCCGGCCGTCCCCGGGCCCGCGCCCGATCCGGCCGCCGACGCGTTCGGGCTGGCGGAGGCCGTGCGGGCGCGCGGGGGGACGGTGGTCGCCACGGGCGGCTGCTTCGACCTGGTGCACGCCGGTCATGTGGGACTGCTGGAGAGTGCCCGGCGGATCGGTGACTGTCTGATCGTGTGTCTCAACTCCGACGCGTCGGTGACGCGACGCAAGGGGGCGGGGCGGCCGCTCACTCCGGCGGCGGACCGGGCGAGGGTGCTGGCGGCGCTGGGGAGCGTGGACGCGGTGGTGGTCTTCGAGGAGGACACGCCGGAGGCGGTGCTGGAGCGGCTGCGGCCGGACGTGTGGGTGAAGGGCGGGGACTACTCCGTGCAGGAGCTGCCGGAGGCGGAGGTGCTGCGTACGTGGGGTGGGCAGGCGGTGGTGCTGCCCTACCTGGACGGGCGGTCCACCACGCGGCTGGCGCGGCGGGCGGCCAGGGCGGCGGCGGCCGCTGTGCGGCCGCCGCCGGGGTGA
- a CDS encoding catalase, with protein sequence MTDPTRSPATGDDREVLTNRQGHPVYDNQNQRTVGSRGPATLENYQFLEKISHFDRERIPERVVHARGVTAYGYFEAYGKWGDEPVSRYTRAKLFQEQGRRTDLAIRFSTVIGGRDSSEAARDPRGFAVKFYTEDGNWDLVGNNLGVFFIRDAIKFPDVIHALKPDPVTFEQQPRRIFDFMSQTPECMHMLVNLFSPRGIPADYRHMQGFGVNTYKWVNGEGETKLVKYHWMPKQGVRSMTEEDAANVQADGLGHATKDLYEAVARGDHPEWELLVQMMDDHDHPELDFDPLDDTKTWPEQDFPPKPVGRMVLNRMPDNFFAENEQISFGTGVLVDGLDFSDDKMLVGRTFSYSDTQRYRVGPNYLQLPVNQAKHAEVRTNQRDGQMTYHIDGGGGNPLVNYEPSITGGLREGHYPTHDEQGPEIRGRLTRKRIPRANDYLQAGQRYLLLEEWERDDLVKNFTDLISQCDRAVQERMVWHFLLVENDLGRRVGEGLGIMPEDVAHLDPLPDQDLTEEDRKRLASLGDNPPRDVSGLVMTHCVPDERHVTTR encoded by the coding sequence ATGACGGACCCGACCCGGAGCCCCGCTACCGGCGACGACCGCGAGGTACTCACCAACCGGCAGGGCCATCCGGTCTACGACAACCAGAACCAGCGCACCGTCGGCTCCCGCGGCCCGGCCACGCTGGAGAACTACCAGTTCCTCGAGAAGATCAGCCACTTCGACCGGGAACGCATCCCCGAGCGGGTCGTGCACGCCCGCGGCGTCACCGCCTACGGCTACTTCGAGGCGTACGGGAAGTGGGGCGACGAGCCCGTCTCCCGCTACACCCGCGCCAAACTCTTCCAGGAGCAGGGCAGGCGCACCGACCTGGCCATCCGCTTCTCCACCGTCATCGGCGGGCGCGACTCCTCCGAGGCCGCCCGCGACCCGCGCGGCTTCGCGGTGAAGTTCTACACCGAGGACGGCAACTGGGACCTCGTCGGCAACAACCTCGGCGTCTTCTTCATCCGGGACGCCATCAAGTTCCCGGACGTCATCCACGCCCTCAAGCCCGACCCGGTCACCTTCGAGCAGCAGCCGCGCCGCATCTTCGACTTCATGTCGCAGACGCCCGAGTGCATGCACATGCTGGTCAACCTGTTCAGCCCGCGCGGCATCCCGGCCGACTACCGCCATATGCAGGGCTTCGGCGTGAACACCTACAAGTGGGTCAACGGCGAGGGCGAGACCAAGCTGGTCAAGTACCACTGGATGCCGAAACAGGGCGTGCGCAGCATGACCGAGGAAGACGCGGCCAACGTGCAGGCCGACGGGCTCGGCCACGCCACCAAGGACCTGTACGAGGCGGTGGCGCGCGGCGACCACCCGGAGTGGGAACTGCTGGTCCAGATGATGGACGACCACGACCACCCGGAACTGGACTTCGACCCGCTGGACGACACCAAGACCTGGCCCGAGCAGGACTTCCCGCCGAAGCCGGTGGGCCGCATGGTGCTGAACCGGATGCCGGACAACTTCTTCGCGGAGAACGAGCAGATCTCCTTCGGCACCGGCGTCCTCGTCGACGGGCTGGACTTCTCCGACGACAAGATGCTCGTCGGCCGCACCTTCTCCTACAGCGACACCCAGCGCTACCGGGTCGGCCCCAACTACCTCCAGCTGCCGGTCAACCAGGCCAAGCACGCGGAGGTGCGCACCAACCAGCGCGACGGCCAGATGACGTACCACATCGACGGCGGCGGCGGGAACCCGCTGGTGAACTACGAGCCCTCGATCACCGGCGGGCTGCGCGAGGGCCACTACCCGACGCACGACGAACAGGGCCCGGAGATCCGGGGCCGGCTCACCCGCAAGCGCATCCCCCGCGCCAACGACTACCTCCAGGCGGGCCAGCGGTACCTGCTCCTGGAGGAGTGGGAGCGCGACGACCTGGTGAAGAACTTCACCGACCTGATCTCCCAGTGCGACCGGGCGGTACAGGAGCGCATGGTGTGGCACTTCCTGCTGGTGGAGAACGACCTCGGCCGCAGGGTCGGCGAGGGCCTCGGCATCATGCCGGAGGACGTCGCCCACCTCGACCCGCTGCCCGACCAGGACCTCACGGAGGAGGACCGCAAGCGTCTCGCCAGCCTGGGCGACAACCCGCCGCGTGACGTGTCGGGGCTCGTCATGACCCACTGCGTGCCCGACGAGCGGCATGTGACGACCCGGTGA
- a CDS encoding helix-turn-helix domain-containing protein: MAGRRDGIRRTPPAAGERAEWARELLDHLRPAGRDVRGVVDWLAATVDAEVSLRDAAGALLAGTRLPLDESLVAGLAGGRIASAAWEGEGRHVRLAAIGHPARTCVLAVSRESPFDRHASDVVTHTAQVIELLLTADETAAAGHLLRRATADLRLAILQLLMVEDTVAARRVAAGLWPGLLDADTACVYVVESAPALRDRLAAECLDSTREEALVVRCPAMDGHVIVVSPREATAGALRSLVERHPGTFLGGSVWQSLARTATAYGQAVSALAVARFRADKTAVYAERTHPERLMDPAALRGWAARVLSPLDVLPHHTRAELLATTRLGLEFTAVNTAKILGVSRNTVRARMERVESLLGADFDDVTARAVVHLALHTQINLLDGRTAAGPAAHAQGLAGLLDGPAVGAWARDLLGRLDRDTRNLRRTLCTWIAAGGNAERTAQTLGVHAQTVREHVRSAEPVLERQLLAAGTDLYEVVLAHLAAGDLEQPVLTGG; encoded by the coding sequence GTGGCAGGCCGTAGGGACGGAATCCGGCGGACGCCGCCGGCGGCCGGGGAACGCGCCGAGTGGGCGCGGGAACTGCTGGACCATCTGCGTCCGGCCGGGCGCGACGTCCGCGGGGTCGTCGACTGGCTGGCCGCCACCGTGGACGCGGAGGTGTCCCTGCGGGACGCCGCCGGAGCGCTGCTGGCCGGGACCCGGCTGCCGCTGGACGAGTCCCTCGTCGCCGGTCTCGCCGGCGGCCGGATCGCCTCCGCCGCCTGGGAGGGGGAAGGGCGCCACGTACGCCTGGCGGCCATCGGCCACCCCGCGCGGACCTGTGTGCTGGCGGTCTCCCGCGAGTCACCCTTCGACCGGCACGCCTCCGACGTCGTCACGCACACCGCCCAGGTGATCGAACTCCTGCTGACCGCGGACGAGACCGCCGCCGCCGGACACCTGCTCCGGCGGGCCACCGCCGATCTGCGCCTGGCGATCCTGCAGCTGCTGATGGTCGAGGACACCGTCGCCGCCCGCCGGGTCGCCGCCGGCCTCTGGCCCGGCCTGCTGGACGCCGACACGGCCTGCGTCTACGTCGTCGAGTCCGCGCCCGCGCTGCGCGACCGGCTCGCGGCCGAGTGCCTGGACTCCACGCGGGAGGAGGCGCTGGTCGTGCGCTGTCCGGCGATGGACGGCCATGTGATCGTCGTCAGCCCCCGCGAGGCCACCGCCGGCGCGCTGCGGTCGCTGGTCGAACGGCACCCGGGCACCTTCCTCGGCGGCAGTGTGTGGCAGAGCCTCGCCCGTACCGCCACCGCCTACGGACAGGCCGTCAGCGCCCTGGCGGTGGCGCGCTTCCGGGCCGACAAGACGGCCGTGTACGCCGAACGCACCCATCCCGAGCGGCTGATGGACCCGGCCGCGCTGCGCGGCTGGGCGGCCCGGGTGCTGAGTCCGCTCGACGTGCTGCCGCACCACACCCGCGCCGAGCTCCTCGCCACCACCCGCCTCGGCCTGGAGTTCACCGCCGTCAACACCGCCAAGATCCTCGGCGTCAGCCGCAACACCGTACGCGCCCGCATGGAACGCGTGGAGTCCCTGCTCGGCGCCGACTTCGACGACGTCACCGCCCGTGCCGTGGTCCACCTGGCGCTGCACACCCAGATCAACCTCCTGGACGGGCGGACGGCCGCCGGTCCCGCCGCGCACGCGCAGGGTCTCGCCGGTCTGCTGGACGGCCCCGCCGTCGGCGCCTGGGCACGGGACCTGCTGGGGCGGCTGGACCGGGACACCCGCAACCTGCGCCGCACCCTGTGCACCTGGATCGCCGCCGGCGGCAACGCCGAACGGACCGCGCAGACCCTGGGAGTGCACGCCCAGACCGTCCGCGAGCACGTGCGCAGCGCCGAACCGGTCCTGGAACGCCAGCTGCTGGCCGCCGGGACCGACCTGTACGAGGTCGTCCTCGCCCATCTCGCGGCGGGCGACCTGGAGCAGCCCGTGCTCACGGGCGGGTGA
- a CDS encoding MFS transporter produces MRWWSVANFVSNAGTWMQLTVQNLLVLQITGSAAATGLSMSVQAAPALLMSVLGGAAVDRWPRKLTAAVSQATLSAVAFTTAVLVALDRLDMTSLMVLAAVTGVVATVDNPACALLGNDLVPAEDVPSAIGVGALVFNAGRLAGAALAGVTVGFLGTAAAYFANGFSFLFVTAVIPFLRPAAGAVRQVAASGKRAQPPGMTVREGLAFFARRPRLLALAGVTGVSAVFGRNYGLTLAVLVTGPLAGDAGAFGTVSTVLAVGGIVGAVLGARLRRPSVRLVGALAAAGALLQVVAGMSPSLAVLLVLVLPMAVVESVSDTAGTAVLQTDPPARLRGRVLGVWGSVGTVWSLGGPPALGLLMELAGPRGALITGGLVIATSIATGHLLHTRRTPPPVLVPAPAATPSPLKTAA; encoded by the coding sequence ATGCGCTGGTGGTCCGTGGCGAACTTCGTCTCCAACGCCGGCACGTGGATGCAGCTCACGGTGCAGAACCTGCTGGTCCTCCAGATCACCGGGTCCGCGGCCGCCACCGGTCTCTCCATGTCCGTGCAGGCCGCACCGGCCCTGCTGATGAGCGTCCTCGGCGGCGCGGCCGTGGACCGCTGGCCGCGGAAGCTGACGGCCGCCGTCAGCCAGGCGACGCTGTCCGCCGTCGCGTTCACCACGGCCGTCCTGGTGGCGCTGGACCGGCTCGACATGACGTCCCTGATGGTGCTGGCCGCCGTCACCGGCGTCGTCGCCACCGTCGACAACCCGGCGTGCGCCCTGCTGGGCAACGACCTCGTCCCCGCCGAGGACGTCCCCTCCGCCATCGGGGTGGGCGCGCTGGTGTTCAACGCGGGCCGGCTCGCCGGCGCCGCGCTGGCCGGCGTGACGGTCGGGTTCCTCGGCACCGCCGCCGCCTACTTCGCCAACGGCTTCTCCTTCCTCTTCGTGACCGCGGTCATCCCGTTCCTGCGTCCGGCGGCGGGCGCGGTCCGTCAGGTGGCCGCGAGCGGCAAGCGCGCGCAGCCGCCGGGCATGACCGTCCGGGAGGGGCTGGCCTTCTTCGCCCGCCGGCCACGGCTGCTCGCCCTCGCCGGGGTCACCGGCGTCAGCGCGGTCTTCGGCCGCAACTACGGGCTGACGCTCGCCGTCCTGGTCACCGGGCCGCTCGCGGGCGACGCCGGGGCGTTCGGCACGGTGTCCACCGTGCTCGCCGTGGGCGGCATCGTCGGCGCGGTGCTCGGCGCGCGGCTGCGCCGGCCGTCCGTGCGGCTGGTCGGAGCCCTGGCGGCGGCCGGCGCGCTGCTGCAGGTGGTGGCGGGGATGTCGCCGTCGCTGGCCGTCCTGCTGGTGCTGGTCCTGCCCATGGCCGTCGTCGAGTCCGTCTCCGACACCGCCGGAACGGCCGTCCTGCAGACCGACCCGCCCGCCCGTCTGCGCGGGCGCGTGCTCGGCGTCTGGGGCAGCGTCGGCACCGTGTGGAGCCTGGGCGGCCCGCCCGCCCTCGGCCTCCTCATGGAACTGGCCGGCCCGCGCGGCGCCCTGATCACCGGCGGCCTGGTCATCGCCACGTCGATCGCGACAGGCCACCTCCTGCACACCCGCCGCACCCCGCCCCCGGTCCTCGTCCCCGCCCCCGCGGCCACTCCGTCACCCCTGAAGACAGCCGCCTGA
- a CDS encoding D-sedoheptulose-7-phosphate isomerase produces the protein MTEDSAPEALEAARLHCRSLQEALDGFRRHGLPRIADWGGRLAAVLTDGGRLLAAGNGGSAAQAQHLTAELVGRYRRERRAYSALALHAETSSVTAIGNDYGFDHVYARQVTAHGRPGDVLMLLSTSGRSANLIAAAVTARRAGLRVWALTGPGPNPLVEAADEALCVEAGSTATVQETHLVAVHLLCECFDAAVAAPLAPAAAAVPGRVS, from the coding sequence ATGACCGAAGACTCCGCTCCCGAAGCCCTCGAAGCCGCCCGTCTGCACTGCCGGTCGCTCCAGGAGGCCCTGGACGGCTTCCGCCGGCACGGTCTGCCCCGGATCGCCGACTGGGGCGGACGGCTCGCCGCCGTCCTGACCGACGGCGGACGGCTGCTGGCCGCCGGCAACGGCGGCAGCGCCGCGCAGGCCCAGCATCTGACCGCCGAGCTGGTCGGCCGCTACCGCCGGGAGCGGCGCGCCTATTCCGCGCTCGCCCTGCACGCGGAGACCTCCAGCGTCACGGCCATCGGCAACGACTACGGCTTCGACCACGTCTACGCCCGTCAGGTGACCGCGCACGGCCGGCCCGGCGACGTCCTGATGCTGCTGTCCACCTCGGGGCGCAGCGCCAATCTGATCGCGGCGGCGGTGACGGCCCGGCGGGCCGGACTGCGGGTCTGGGCGCTCACCGGGCCCGGCCCGAACCCGCTGGTGGAGGCCGCCGACGAGGCGCTGTGCGTGGAGGCCGGCAGCACGGCGACCGTCCAGGAGACGCATCTGGTCGCCGTGCACCTGCTCTGCGAGTGCTTCGACGCCGCCGTGGCCGCGCCTCTCGCGCCGGCCGCGGCGGCCGTTCCCGGGAGGGTGTCATGA